The Scatophagus argus isolate fScaArg1 chromosome 20, fScaArg1.pri, whole genome shotgun sequence genome window below encodes:
- the LOC124051226 gene encoding lysine-specific demethylase 2B isoform X4 produces MYDENEDLSDVEEIANIRGFSVEEKLVSDSYNAKYVHLLEGKDFSYEYVQREALKVPLIFKEKDGLGIRMPDPELTISEIKGLVGSRRSVDVMDVSTQKGTEMSMAQFVRYYETPEEERDKLFNVISLEFSHTKLENLIKRPTVVDQVDWVDNMWPRDLKLSQTEPTNVISEMKYPKVQRYCLMSVKGCYTDFHIDFGGTSVWYHVFKGQKVFWLVPPTPHNLALYEDWVLSGKQSDIFLGDRADGCQRVELKQGYTFFIPSGWIHAVYTPEDTLVFGGNILHSFNIPMQLTIHEIENRTKVHSKFRFPFYYEMCWYVLERYLHCLTKRSYLSQEFRKEPVVMDNETKANTESPSSDSRSQDMNEDSCETQGRDDQGEKSERAAQDGPCSPDNRRGQHLKTVLSIDSEDSCNPGSTSLDFPQTPSDSPASESQSKWTHLTEFELIGLRTLVEKLESLPENKKCVPEGIENPQALLEDIKVVLKEHADDDPKLAISGVPVVYWPKKTVKSRPPNRPKPKMAASPASAVKLSASRGTSGARRRRTRCRKCEACLRTECGECHFCKDMKKFGGPGRMKQSCIMRQCIAPVLPHTAVCLICGEAGKEDTVEDEEEKFNLMLMECSICNEIVHPNCLKVKDSNGVVNDELPNCWECPKCNHAGKTGKASKQKRGPGFKYASNLPGSLLKEPRLNRDSKEEPDPPMVATATVTALTTASAVKRKAERDECPKRKEEEPPKKRPPLLSLDGIPRPRIEDNPLRKKRKLFDTNDEPVIVKKKKKLSKPEDPLTPKLLRQIKTENDHGDDEDTHEDRDEDGFSLDTIHAKDKNDYDDEDQEEDEDVEEEETVKKERDSSAEDKAKVLCPLLRTSAARESDQSSSNSPRAGPSSESADAQERNSASLKARHQRRRLPNKETSKEFNQEIPKTEDCLSNQNHSSVKTEDTPANQNRRPLKNEDSGTNQNRKPLKTEDSAANQSRRALKMEEGLTNQNRRPLKTEDSLANQNHRPVKSESENEVDDQKPKWPLNNGSSDLGDWLRHRGREVNETPRGYSPLSWNRSTQITSICPRPLPCRSPPKCIQMERHVIRPPPISPPPDRLPLSDGEAHVMRREMWMTVFGHLTHRDLCVCMRVCRTWNRWCCDKRLWKHINLNRCKSITPLMLSGIIRRQPAALDLSWTNISKKQLSWLINRLPGLRVLLLSGCSWVAVSALCTSSCPLLRTLDVQWVEGLKDAQMRDLLSPPTDNRPGQLDNRSKLRNVEDLRLAGLDITDTSLRLIIRYMPSLSKLDLSYCNHVTDQSVNILTAAGTTTRDSLTDINLSVCNRVTDQSLTYFKRCGSICHIDLRYCKQVTKEGCDQFIAEMSVSVQFELIEEKLLQKIS; encoded by the exons ATGTACGACGAAAACGAGGATTTGTCCGATGTTGAAGAAATCGCGAACATCAGAGGTTTCAGTGTGGAAGAAAAGCTTGTCAGTGACAGTTACAATGCAAAATATGTCCACTTGCTTGAGGGTAAAG ACTTTTCTTATGAGTATGTGCAGAGAGAGGCTCTCAAGGTCCCACTCATTTTTAAAGAGAAGGATGGACTTGGGATCAG AATGCCTGATCCAGAATTAACAATTAGTGAAATTAAAGGCCTAGTTG GCAGTCGTCGGTCTGTGGATGTTATGGATGTGAGCACGCAGAAAGGCACTGAAATGAGCATGGCTCAGTTTGTCCGTTATTATGAAACACCAGAGGAAGAGCGAGACAAACTGTTTAATGTCATCAGTTTAGAGTTCAGCCACACTAAGTTGGAGAACCTCATCAAGAGGCCCACAGTG GTGGATCAAGTCGATTGGGTGGACAACATGTGGCCTCGTGATCTGAAACTCAGCCAAACAGAACCCACCAATGTAATCTCAGAGATGAAGTACCCTAAAGTGCAAAG GTATTGTCTCATGAGTGTGAAGGGCTGCTACACAGACTTCCACATCGATTTCGGGGGAACATCTGTTTGGTATCACGTATTCAAGGGACAGAAA GTGTTTTGGCTTGTGCCTCCAACCCCTCATAACCTTGCCCTTTATGAGGACTGGGTCCTGTCAGGCAAGCAGAGTGATATCTTCCTGGGAGACCGAGCTGATGGATGCCAGAGAGTGGAGCTTAAGCAAGGATACACCTTCTTCATCCCATCTG GGTGGATTCATGCTGTCTACACTCCTGAGGACACACTGGTGTTTGGAGGAAACATCTTGCACAGCTTCAACATTCCCATGCAGCTCACCATCCATGAGATAGAGAACAGGACTAAG GTTCATTCCAAGTTCCGTTTCCCCTTCTACTATGAGATGTGCTGGTATGTCCTGGAGAGGTACCTGCACTGCTTGACCAAACGGTCCTACCTGTCTCAGGAATTCCGCAAAGAGCCTGTAGTGATGG ACAATGAGACAAAGGCAAACACAGAGAGCCCGTCCTCTGACTCCAGGAGCCAGGACATGAACGAGGACTCATGTGAGACTCAGGGCAGGGACGACCAGGGTGAAAAATCAGAGAGAGCTGCCCAGGATGGCCCCTGCTCTCCCGACAACCGGAGAGGCCAACACCTCAAAACCGTTTTATCTATTGACTCCGAGGACAGCTGTAATCCTGGCTCCACCTCTCTGGATTTCCCTCAAACCCCCTCTGACTCTCCGGCCTCAGAGTCTCAGAGTAAATGGACCCATTTGACCGAGTTTGAACTGATTGGACTCAGAACACTGGTCGAGAAGCTGGAGTCGCTCCCTGAAAATAAGAAATGTGTACCAGAAGGAATAGAGAACCCACAGGCCCTGCTGGAGGACATAAAG GTTGTCTTGAAGGAACATGCCGATGACGACCCCAAATTAGCCATCAGTGGAGTTCCTGTGGTGTACTGGCCAAAGAAAACTGTAAAG TCGCGGCCTCCCAACCGGCCGAAACCTAAGATGGCAGCATCTCCTGCCTCAGCAGTCAAGCTGTCAGCTAGTCGGGGAACATCTGGTGCCAGGAGGAGAAGGACTCGCTGTCGAAAATGTGAGGCGTGCCTGCGGACCGAGTGTGGAGAATGCCATTTCTGTAAGGACATGAAGAAGTTTGGCGGGCCGGGCCGGATGAAGCAGTCCTGCATCATGAGGCAGTGCATTGCA cCTGTCCTGCCCCACACAGCAGTATGTCTCATCTGTGGAGAGGCAGGGAAGGAGGACACagtggaggatgaggaagagaagTTTAATCTAATGCTCATGGAGTGCTCCATCTGCAATGAGATTGTTCATCCTAACTGTCTTAAG GTGAAGGATTCAAATGGAGTCGTCAATGACGAGTTGCCAAACTGCTGGGAGTGTCCAAAGTGCAACCATGCCGGAAAAACAGGGAAA GCCTCAAAGCAAAAAAGGGGCCCAGGATTTAAGTATGCATCAAACCTCCCTGGCTCCCTACTAAAAGAACCACGATTAAACCGGGATTCAAAAGAGGAGCCTGACCCACCAATGGTGGCTACAGCAACTGTTACTGCTTTGACTACCGCATCTGCTGTGAAGAGAAAGGCAGAGCGGGACGAATGCCcgaagaggaaagaggaagagccCCCAAAGAAACGTCCCCCCTTGCTGTCTCTGGATGGTATTCCCCGACCAAGAATAGAGGACAACCCTCtaaggaaaaagaggaaacttTTTGACACCAATGATGAACCTGTTATTGTGAAAAAGAAG AAGAAGCTTTCCAAACCAGAGGATCCCTTGACTCCAAAGCTGTTGCGGCAAATCAAGACAGAGAATGAtcatggtgatgatgaggaCACCCATGAGGATCGTGATGAAGATGGATTTTCTTTGGACACGATTCATGCAAAGGATAAGAATGACTATGATGATGAGGAccaggaagaagatgaagatgtagaggaagaggagacggtgaaaaaagagagagacagtagCGCAGAGGACAAAGCCAAAGTCCTGTGTCCACTGCTAAGAACATCTGCAGCCAGAGAAAGTGACCAatcctcctctaactctcccAGAGCCGGACCAAGCAGCGAATCAGCAGACGCTCAGGAGAGGAACTCTGCTTCACTAAAGGCTCGCCATCAGCGTCGACGTCTCCCCAACAAAGAGACGAGCAAAGAGTTCAACCAGGAGATTCCTAAGACAGAAGACTGTCTGTCCAACCAGAACCACAGTTCGGTTAAGACGGAGGACACCCCAGCCAATCAAAACCGTCGACCTCTGAAGAATGAGGACTCGGGGACCAATCAGAACCGTAAACCACTTAAAACAGAGGATTCGGCTGCTAATCAGAGTCGCAGGGCCCTTAAAATGGAGGAAGGTCTGACCAATCAAAACAGACGGCCACTGAAAACGGAGGACAGTCTGGCCAATCAAAACCACAGACCTGTAAAATCTGAGTCTGAGAACGAAGTAGACGACCAAAAGCCGAAGTGGCCTCTTAATAACGGCAGCAGCGACCTGGGTGACTGGCTGCGCCACAGGGGGCGGGAGGTGAACGAGACGCCGCGCGGTTACTCACCACTCAGTTGGAACAGAAGCACGCAGATCACATCTATATGTCCCCGTCCGCTTCCCTGTCGCTCGCCCCCAAAATGTATCCAAATGGAGCGCCATGTGATCCGGCCCCCTCCCATCAGCCCCCCACCCGACAGACTGCCGCTGAGCGACGGTGAGGCACACGTGATGCGAAGAGAGATGTGGATGACAGTATTCGGTCACCTGACTCACAGAGATCTTTGCGTCTGCATGCGTGTCTGCAGGACCTGGAACAGATG GTGCTGCGACAAGAGGCTTTGGAAACACATCAATCTGAACCGCTGCAAGTCCATCACACCTCTCATGCTGAGCGGCATCATCCGGAGACAGCCAGCAGCTCTGGACCTGAGCTGGACCAACATCTCCAAGAAACAGCTCAGCTGGCTCATCAACAGACTGCCAG GTCTtcgtgtgctgctgttgtcaggATGCTCCTGGGTGGCCGTCTCTGCTCTTTGCACCTCCAGCTGTCCTCTTCTGCGAACTCTGGATGTTCAGTGGGTTGAGGGGCTGAAAGATGCCCAAATGAGGGACCTGCTGTCCCCCCCTACAGACAACAGGCCAG GACAGTTAGACAACAGGAGTAAGCTGCGCAATGTGGAGGACCTGCGCCTGGCAGGCTTGGACATCACCGACACGTCTCTGCGTCTCATCATACGTTACATGCCCTCGTTGTCCAAGCTGGATCTCAGCTACTGCAACCACGTCACCGACCAGTCCGTCAACATCCTGACCGCTGCAGGGACGACCACCAGAGACTCGCTCACTGACATCAACCTGTCAG TCTGTAACAGGGTCACGGACCAGTCGCTGACCTATTTCAAGCGCTGTGGAAGCATATGTCACATAGACCTGCGATACTGCAAACAGGTGACCAAGGAGGGATGTGACCAGTTCATCGCGGAGATGTCCGTCAGCGTGCAGTTTGAGCTGATAGAAGAGAAACTACTGCAAAAGATCAGTTAG